A region from the Onychostoma macrolepis isolate SWU-2019 chromosome 18, ASM1243209v1, whole genome shotgun sequence genome encodes:
- the p2ry1 gene encoding P2Y purinoceptor 1 produces MTAEFSNLTSLMNNVSEFSNHTARCSLTKTGFQFYYLPIVYIIVFLMGFVGNSLAIWMFVCHMRPWSSISVYMFNLALADFCYVLSLPFLIFYYFNKTDWIFGDILCRLQRFIFHVNLYGSILFLTCISVHRYSGVVHPLKSLGRLKKKNAVRTVALVWFIVVVGISPILYYSRTGPKKGLTTCYDTTTEDELPGYFIYSMCMTVFGFCIPFIIIFSCYGGIVKALICNDMDNAPLRKKSIYLVIIVLTVFAVSYLPFHVMKNLNMRARLYFQSPDMCAFNDRVYATYQVTRGLASLNSCVDPILYFLAGDTFRRRLSRATKKSSRKGDHPLQSKSEETALNSLPECIQNGDN; encoded by the coding sequence ATGACGGCGGAGTTTAGTAACCTGACGTCGCTCATGAACAACGTGAGCGAGTTTTCCAACCACACGGCGAGATGCTCGTTAACCAAGACTGGCTTTCAGTTTTACTATCTCCCCATCGTCTACATCATCGTCTTCCTCATGGGCTTCGTGGGAAACAGCTTGGCCATATGGATGTTCGTGTGCCACATGAGGCCGTGGAGCAGCATCTCCGTCTACATGTTTAACCTGGCGCTGGCAGATTTTTGTTACGTGCTCTCGCTTCCGTTCCTCATCTTCTACTACTTCAACAAAACGGACTGGATTTTTGGAGACATCTTGTGCCGACTGCAGAGGTTCATCTTCCACGTCAATCTCTACGGAAGCATCCTGTTCCTCACATGCATCAGCGTGCACAGATACTCTGGCGTCGTGCATCCGCTCAAATCGCTTGGGaggctaaaaaagaaaaacgccGTTCGCACCGTCGCTCTCGTTTGGTTCATAGTCGTGGTTGGCATCTCTCCCATCCTTTATTACTCCCGAACCGGCCCTAAGAAGGGGTTAACGACGTGTTACGACACCACGACCGAAGACGAGCTGCCTGGATACTTCATTTACAGCATGTGCATGACGGTGTTTGGCTTTTGCATCCcgttcatcatcatcttcagctGCTATGGCGGCATCGTCAAAGCCCTCATATGCAACGATATGGACAACGCACCACTGAGGAAGAAGTCCATATACCTGGTCATCATCGTGCTCACGGTTTTCGCCGTCTCCTACCTGCCCTTCCACGTTATGAAGAACCTCAACATGCGAGCGAGACTGTATTTCCAGAGCCCGGATATGTGTGCCTTCAACGACCGCGTTTATGCCACCTATCAGGTGACCCGCGGACTGGCCAGTCTCAACAGCTGCGTGGATCCGATCCTGTACTTTCTGGCCGGAGACACGTTCAGACGCAGGCTGTCCAGAGCCACCAAAAAGTCCTCCAGGAAAGGAGATCACCCCCTGCAGTCCAAGAGCGAGGAGACGGCGCTGAACAGCCTGCCAGAGTGCATCCAGAACGGGGACAATTGA